One stretch of Ptiloglossa arizonensis isolate GNS036 chromosome 7, iyPtiAriz1_principal, whole genome shotgun sequence DNA includes these proteins:
- the LOC143149217 gene encoding cytochrome b5, with protein MKQFSKEEVATNGKTKENTLIILHDKVYNVNSFLNEHPGGEEILLDHAGKDSSEDFNDVGHSKDAFEMMDKFLVGEIQESERSNQKPKQGWETNLTKTTNKKDDQGTSLMVLIAVIAAFVAILYFVYL; from the coding sequence ATGAAGCAGTTTTCGAAGGAAGAGGTCGCGACCAATGGCAAGACCAAGGAGAACACCCTGATCATCCTCCACGACAAGGTGTACAACGTCAACAGCTTCCTGAACGAGCACCCTGGCGGTGAGGAGATCCTCCTGGACCACGCTGGCAAGGACAGCTCCGAGGACTTCAACGACGTCGGTCATTCCAAGGACGCTTTCGAGATGATGGACAAATTCCTAGTCGGAGAGATCCAAGAGTCCGAAAGATCCAACCAAAAACCGAAACAGGGCTGGGAGACAAATTTGACGAAAACCACCAACAAGAAGGATGACCAAGGAACGTCGCTTATGGTGCTGATTGCCGTGATCGCGGCGTTCGTCGCCATCTTGTATTTCGTGTACTTGTAG